A window from Sphingobacterium hotanense encodes these proteins:
- the rplM gene encoding 50S ribosomal protein L13, which produces MNTLSYKTVSANKNTVNKEWIVVDAEGEILGRLASEIAKVIRGKHKPTFTPHVDCGDNVIVINADKIKLTGNKLGDKVYVRYTGYPGGQRFVSPKELMAKHPERIIEKAVRGMLPKNRLGRQLFKNLFVYAGSEHKHEAQNPKPVKF; this is translated from the coding sequence GTGAATACGTTAAGTTACAAAACTGTCTCTGCTAACAAGAACACCGTTAACAAAGAATGGATCGTTGTTGACGCTGAAGGCGAGATTTTGGGGCGCTTGGCAAGCGAGATTGCGAAAGTGATCCGTGGAAAACACAAGCCAACATTCACCCCACACGTAGACTGCGGAGACAATGTTATTGTTATCAATGCAGACAAAATCAAATTGACAGGAAACAAATTAGGCGACAAAGTTTATGTTCGCTACACAGGCTACCCAGGTGGTCAACGTTTCGTTTCTCCAAAAGAGTTAATGGCAAAACACCCTGAGCGCATCATCGAGAAAGCGGTACGCGGGATGTTACCTAAAAACCGTTTAGGACGTCAATTATTCAAAAACCTTTTTGTTTATGCAGGATCTGAGCACAAACATGAGGCACAAAATCCAAAACCAGTTAAATTCTAA
- a CDS encoding tetratricopeptide repeat protein: MRRMFKCRMWIAGLFVLLGTSAFAQQDIKQDPGYKESLASIESQLKRGDVGNALNSIEATIAKYPQGAEVFYAKSLLFAQARNLEVAIPAAERAVEIDPANLMFGNHLMELYKTEGDFDSAVGLIDKVINEHKDKPELFREKIMLLHAAKKSEDALKEYEATKAKFGESDTLDVLKAEILMDLKRPDDAKQVLQAWDKRKSPIRQVYSTLSYIYLDEKNSKDALAVLERGIQNSKDDLLYLDLADAYNAANKEKLAFDYVKKAFESDKVNFLDKHRVMMTVLNGKSTLTLDQKQELANLLVLKHPRIPDTHMFKGDILWQKGELTQAKSLFLTTVGMNPRHIDAWSKLINIDLNLNQLDEAIQHGNEALTHNPGSPVLTYFVGMAHFIKKDNEQARQYLEGALDQSANENGFVQSMIYAGLGDLYHELDMESASDVAYEEAITRDSTNVTAMNNYAYYLSERKENLDKAAEYAARANEFEPNSGTFQDTYAWVLFQRGDYKEALVWMERAVKNSEPSAVLFEHYGDILMKLGKSKEALKQWERALSSADASNAVDKDKLKRKISEKKYLD; encoded by the coding sequence ATGAGAAGAATGTTTAAGTGTAGAATGTGGATTGCGGGATTGTTTGTGCTGTTGGGGACTTCTGCTTTTGCACAACAAGATATCAAGCAGGATCCTGGTTATAAGGAAAGTCTCGCTTCTATCGAATCGCAATTGAAGAGAGGTGATGTTGGGAATGCGCTGAACAGTATTGAGGCGACCATTGCGAAGTATCCTCAGGGTGCCGAAGTGTTCTATGCGAAGTCATTGTTGTTCGCTCAGGCGCGTAATTTAGAGGTTGCTATTCCTGCTGCTGAGCGCGCTGTGGAGATAGACCCTGCGAATCTTATGTTCGGCAACCACCTGATGGAGCTCTATAAAACGGAAGGTGATTTTGATTCGGCAGTGGGTTTGATCGATAAGGTCATCAACGAGCATAAGGATAAGCCGGAATTATTTCGCGAAAAAATCATGCTGCTGCATGCAGCAAAGAAATCTGAGGATGCATTGAAGGAATATGAAGCTACCAAAGCTAAGTTTGGTGAGTCGGATACATTGGACGTGTTGAAAGCGGAGATATTGATGGATTTGAAACGTCCTGATGATGCAAAGCAAGTGTTGCAGGCTTGGGACAAAAGGAAATCTCCGATCCGCCAAGTATATAGCACCTTGAGTTATATTTACTTGGATGAGAAGAATTCGAAGGATGCCTTAGCAGTGCTTGAACGCGGAATTCAAAATAGCAAAGATGATTTGTTATATCTGGATTTAGCTGATGCTTATAATGCTGCAAACAAAGAGAAGCTGGCATTTGATTATGTGAAGAAAGCTTTCGAATCCGACAAAGTAAACTTCTTGGATAAGCATCGTGTGATGATGACTGTTTTGAACGGGAAGTCAACTCTTACACTTGATCAGAAACAGGAGTTGGCGAATTTGTTGGTATTAAAGCATCCTCGTATCCCGGATACCCATATGTTCAAAGGCGATATTCTTTGGCAGAAAGGCGAACTGACGCAAGCGAAGTCGCTTTTTCTAACGACCGTAGGTATGAATCCAAGACATATTGACGCTTGGAGCAAACTCATCAATATTGATCTGAATCTGAATCAGCTAGACGAAGCGATTCAACACGGGAATGAGGCTTTGACACATAATCCAGGTAGCCCTGTCCTTACTTACTTTGTCGGGATGGCCCATTTTATTAAAAAGGATAATGAGCAAGCTAGGCAATATCTAGAGGGAGCATTAGATCAAAGTGCAAATGAAAATGGTTTTGTTCAATCAATGATCTATGCGGGGCTGGGGGATCTATACCATGAGCTTGATATGGAATCGGCTTCAGATGTAGCCTACGAAGAGGCTATCACAAGAGATAGCACAAATGTGACCGCGATGAACAACTATGCATATTATTTGTCTGAAAGGAAGGAGAATCTGGATAAAGCAGCGGAATATGCTGCTAGGGCTAATGAATTTGAGCCCAATTCAGGTACTTTTCAGGATACCTATGCTTGGGTATTGTTTCAACGCGGAGACTATAAGGAAGCATTGGTTTGGATGGAGCGCGCTGTGAAGAATTCAGAACCTTCGGCCGTTTTATTTGAGCATTATGGCGATATTCTAATGAAGCTAGGAAAAAGCAAGGAAGCATTGAAGCAGTGGGAGCGAGCGTTGAGTAGTGCAGATGCTAGCAATGCAGTGGATAAGGATAAATTAAAAAGGAAAATCAGTGAGAAGAAATATTTGGACTAA
- a CDS encoding DUF4292 domain-containing protein, with protein MRRNIWTKLGFLVITVLIIASCASKKRVAKKDDVLPRATTEAELLKNYELSNLDFHTFSGRAKAKLQVGEESHNATVNVRMDRDKSIWISVTALLGVEASRVLITPDSVKIMNKLRGEYIAKPFSYIYNYTNKGVSFRMLQDILVGNMTVDMLRTDQLQVATSSDDVQVIGIKDGLTFHYGVNNKNRPFTFNLIELGKNQKLETTYSDFADISGYNFPQRFTLNIEGAGDKVSADMLYNKSEFNSAIETPFNVPSRYKEIK; from the coding sequence GTGAGAAGAAATATTTGGACTAAGCTTGGTTTCTTAGTCATAACTGTATTAATAATTGCTTCTTGCGCAAGCAAGAAACGAGTAGCTAAAAAAGACGATGTACTGCCTCGCGCAACTACGGAAGCTGAATTGTTGAAGAATTACGAGTTAAGTAATTTAGATTTTCATACGTTCAGCGGTCGAGCAAAAGCAAAGCTACAGGTTGGCGAGGAGTCGCATAATGCGACTGTAAATGTGCGCATGGACCGTGATAAATCAATTTGGATATCTGTGACTGCTCTTTTAGGCGTGGAAGCCTCTCGCGTCTTGATTACCCCAGATAGCGTAAAGATAATGAATAAGCTTCGGGGAGAATATATCGCTAAGCCCTTTTCTTATATTTATAATTACACGAATAAGGGAGTTTCCTTCCGGATGTTGCAGGATATTTTGGTCGGCAATATGACGGTTGATATGCTTCGCACGGATCAACTTCAAGTGGCTACAAGTTCCGATGATGTCCAAGTTATTGGCATTAAAGATGGATTGACATTCCATTATGGAGTAAACAATAAGAATCGTCCTTTTACCTTCAATTTGATCGAGCTGGGCAAGAACCAAAAGCTAGAAACAACATATAGTGACTTCGCAGATATCAGTGGATATAATTTTCCTCAACGTTTCACGTTAAACATTGAGGGTGCCGGCGATAAAGTTTCTGCGGATATGCTCTACAATAAATCAGAGTTTAATTCGGCTATTGAAACGCCGTTCAATGTGCCTTCAAGATATAAGGAAATCAAATAA
- a CDS encoding murein hydrolase activator EnvC family protein, whose amino-acid sequence MEFKKIVLSIFSIFLFVSVGFGQSSLELKKQRERLDKEIAELQKILSAKTQEKLLSQREVSALSKQLDLREDKISTINSELRIINNNIASNNKIVDKLKDELEKLRQDYEKMILFAFRNKNSYNKMMFIFASKDFNQAFKRVKYLQQFTDARKVKVSEIEGHKKQIELKLAQLQRDKQTQQALLKEQQSERNVIAKDKAAHSQQLSQIVKEERGFKGQLTKKQQEKRRLDAAIKSAIAREVEAARKAEEERRRRLAEAEAKKSGTTVAEAEKKIEKKTGSAVLNNSPEATKLSAGFSSNRGRLPWPVSQGNIVRNYGNVTVERGVRDFYDYIRIRTADNASVKSIFEGTVIRVINMGSSAVIVQHGEYLSVYSNLKSVSVRNGQKISTGTVIGTTDSDPDAGYSYVDLSVYRGQTHMNPSSWIAR is encoded by the coding sequence ATGGAATTTAAAAAAATCGTATTAAGTATATTTTCAATATTTCTTTTTGTTAGTGTAGGGTTTGGTCAAAGTAGCTTGGAGTTAAAAAAACAAAGAGAACGACTTGATAAAGAAATTGCTGAACTTCAGAAGATTTTAAGTGCCAAAACACAAGAGAAATTACTCTCCCAAAGAGAAGTCTCTGCTTTAAGCAAACAGCTGGATTTACGTGAGGATAAAATCAGCACCATCAATAGCGAGCTCCGCATCATCAACAATAATATTGCATCCAACAATAAAATAGTCGATAAGCTTAAGGACGAATTAGAGAAGCTAAGACAAGATTATGAGAAGATGATTCTATTTGCGTTCCGCAATAAGAATTCCTACAATAAGATGATGTTCATCTTTGCATCCAAAGATTTTAATCAAGCCTTTAAGCGCGTTAAGTACTTGCAGCAATTTACGGACGCCCGTAAAGTGAAGGTGTCGGAGATTGAGGGGCATAAGAAGCAGATAGAGCTCAAGCTAGCTCAACTGCAACGCGATAAGCAAACCCAACAAGCTTTATTGAAAGAACAGCAGTCGGAACGCAATGTAATTGCGAAAGATAAGGCTGCACATTCTCAACAATTAAGTCAGATTGTTAAAGAGGAGCGTGGTTTCAAAGGGCAATTGACTAAAAAACAACAAGAGAAACGTCGTTTAGATGCGGCAATTAAGTCGGCCATTGCTCGCGAAGTGGAAGCTGCTCGTAAAGCGGAAGAAGAACGCCGTAGAAGATTAGCTGAAGCTGAAGCTAAGAAATCAGGAACTACTGTTGCAGAGGCCGAGAAGAAAATTGAGAAGAAGACAGGTAGTGCTGTATTGAATAACTCGCCGGAGGCAACTAAGCTATCGGCCGGATTTAGTTCAAATAGAGGACGCCTTCCATGGCCGGTTAGCCAAGGTAATATCGTACGTAACTACGGTAATGTGACGGTTGAGCGTGGTGTTCGAGACTTCTACGACTATATCCGTATTCGAACAGCGGATAATGCATCGGTGAAGTCCATATTTGAAGGTACCGTAATTAGAGTAATTAATATGGGGTCGTCAGCTGTTATTGTTCAGCATGGTGAGTACTTATCGGTTTATTCGAACTTGAAATCAGTATCGGTTCGCAATGGTCAGAAGATAAGCACCGGGACGGTGATCGGAACGACAGATTCAGATCCAGATGCCGGATATTCGTATGTTGATTTGAGTGTTTATCGTGGTCAAACGCATATGAATCCTAGTTCGTGGATAGCAAGATAG
- a CDS encoding Sec-independent protein translocase subunit TatA/TatB: MYTSGLLFISTNEIIIIVVLALLLFGGKKIPELMRGLGRGVKEFKEGQKDGPDAENNPTNTANNDTVNNQR; encoded by the coding sequence ATGTATACATCGGGATTATTATTTATCAGTACTAACGAGATCATCATCATCGTAGTATTGGCGTTGTTATTATTTGGGGGAAAGAAAATTCCTGAATTAATGCGTGGTTTGGGTAGAGGTGTTAAGGAATTTAAAGAAGGTCAGAAAGATGGTCCTGATGCCGAGAATAATCCAACCAACACAGCAAACAATGATACAGTTAACAATCAACGTTAA
- a CDS encoding lytic transglycosylase domain-containing protein produces the protein MNKKISFLVTIGLSVLKLSVAQEVSTDLHTFNDSFQNQVIDQVEKERELIYSHLDSVKQKAGGSTDFSAEDVNIAQRINRLQKTIPLEYNDRVKVYLDKYISRNYKPYMEKLLGLGNYYFPIYDQIFAEQGIPDEVKYLSVVESSLNPHTVSTSGAVGPWQFIYGTAKIYNLTMDGSFDERKDVYSTTYAVSSYLKEAHDEFNDWLLALASYNCGRGCVRRAIQRSGLVNPNYWELSPFLPKETQNYIPKFIAMTYVLNHAELYGLVPQQNDLMTDHKVLMVDKAVSLNTVAQGLNCSADLLKQLNPGYKRAVVSGSPAKPRRLIIPYHEAMSDSLIYAALNNQRVEVMQALAAVESDDEQRHQVKRGETVASIAKEYGVSVQQIRTWNRLSAQSSITGRNLIVSKGVDSKMAKNVIAATKTKTSTKNSSTFVSYTVKKGDTLSEIANKHRGSSVNRIKSDNNIRGSHLKIGQKLKIYKGKG, from the coding sequence ATGAACAAAAAAATTAGTTTTCTTGTTACAATAGGCCTAAGCGTTTTGAAATTAAGTGTTGCGCAAGAAGTCAGTACAGACTTGCATACTTTTAACGACTCATTTCAAAACCAAGTTATTGATCAAGTGGAAAAAGAACGGGAGTTAATTTACTCTCATCTAGATTCCGTTAAACAGAAAGCAGGAGGGTCTACCGATTTCTCCGCAGAGGATGTTAACATCGCGCAGCGAATTAACCGTCTTCAGAAAACAATCCCATTAGAATACAACGACCGGGTAAAAGTATATCTTGATAAGTATATTTCAAGAAACTACAAACCTTACATGGAGAAGTTGCTCGGCTTGGGTAATTACTATTTCCCAATATACGATCAGATTTTTGCCGAGCAGGGTATTCCTGACGAGGTCAAATATCTGTCTGTTGTGGAATCTTCGTTAAACCCTCATACGGTCTCCACCTCGGGGGCTGTCGGTCCCTGGCAATTTATTTACGGCACGGCAAAGATCTACAATCTAACAATGGATGGTAGTTTCGACGAACGTAAGGACGTCTATTCGACAACCTATGCTGTTTCTTCATATCTGAAGGAGGCACATGATGAATTCAACGATTGGTTATTAGCTTTAGCGTCGTACAATTGTGGTAGAGGATGTGTGAGAAGAGCTATTCAGCGTTCTGGATTAGTGAATCCCAATTATTGGGAATTATCACCGTTTTTACCTAAAGAAACGCAAAATTACATCCCGAAATTTATCGCAATGACCTATGTTTTGAATCATGCTGAGCTGTATGGACTTGTTCCGCAGCAGAATGATTTAATGACAGATCATAAAGTATTGATGGTTGATAAAGCTGTTAGTTTGAATACTGTTGCTCAAGGCCTCAATTGTTCAGCAGATTTGTTGAAACAGTTGAATCCAGGATATAAAAGAGCAGTGGTATCTGGATCGCCAGCGAAGCCACGCCGACTTATCATTCCTTACCACGAAGCGATGTCAGATTCACTGATCTATGCTGCGCTTAATAATCAACGCGTAGAAGTGATGCAGGCATTGGCAGCCGTCGAGAGCGATGATGAGCAAAGGCATCAGGTAAAACGTGGCGAAACGGTAGCAAGTATCGCTAAGGAGTATGGCGTATCCGTACAGCAAATAAGGACTTGGAACAGACTTTCTGCTCAAAGTAGTATTACGGGTAGAAATCTGATCGTAAGCAAGGGAGTGGACAGTAAAATGGCTAAGAACGTCATTGCTGCAACGAAGACTAAAACGAGCACGAAGAACAGTTCTACATTCGTCTCCTATACGGTAAAAAAAGGGGATACGCTATCCGAAATTGCAAATAAACATCGCGGTTCTTCGGTTAATCGCATCAAGTCGGATAACAATATCCGTGGGAGCCATCTAAAGATTGGCCAGAAACTAAAGATTTACAAAGGGAAAGGCTAG
- a CDS encoding phosphoribosyltransferase family protein: MSSKKTLILNKEQILQKSKRIAYQIIEDNFDEPAIVLVGIADRGYVFAQRLQKLLLEIEPNRSVELLKVTIQKTKRSLESSTDLPIDTVKDKVVILIDDVLNSGRTLAYGLGVFLNVPLKRMRTAVLIDRSHHQFPVFSDYYGLKLSTILKEHVEVLLEEYDNTEDAAYLS; this comes from the coding sequence ATGTCATCTAAGAAAACGCTTATATTAAACAAGGAACAGATCCTTCAAAAATCAAAACGGATTGCTTATCAAATCATCGAAGATAACTTCGATGAACCTGCCATTGTATTAGTCGGAATCGCCGATAGAGGATATGTTTTTGCGCAACGCCTGCAGAAATTGTTATTGGAGATTGAGCCAAACAGATCTGTGGAGTTATTGAAAGTAACGATCCAGAAGACGAAACGTAGTTTGGAGTCTTCAACAGATTTACCAATTGATACCGTAAAAGATAAAGTGGTTATTCTAATTGATGATGTCTTGAATAGCGGAAGAACATTGGCGTATGGATTAGGCGTTTTCTTGAATGTACCATTAAAACGAATGAGAACAGCGGTATTAATTGACCGTAGCCATCATCAGTTTCCAGTTTTCAGCGACTATTATGGATTAAAGTTATCGACAATCCTCAAAGAGCATGTTGAGGTATTGCTCGAAGAATATGACAATACAGAAGATGCGGCCTATTTATCATAA
- a CDS encoding C40 family peptidase — protein MKTKKLVAVMLLIGLCLVSQAQTNSQKSSDPDNLAKEYFSQIMGVAANATTNTKLYQFVYEWLGTPYRLGGDSKRGIDCSKFSLAVYENVFNTTIGYNSRNQYQNVTPVRKGELEPGDLVFFKIRSRSITHVGVYLGDDKFAHASSSRGVMVSNLNEAYWKRYYYNGGRPKVDDAKIMTADANPKEKSNLN, from the coding sequence ATGAAAACAAAGAAACTAGTGGCAGTAATGCTTCTCATAGGCTTATGTCTAGTCTCGCAGGCACAAACCAATAGTCAAAAGTCATCTGATCCAGATAACCTAGCTAAAGAATACTTCTCTCAGATCATGGGCGTTGCGGCAAACGCAACTACAAATACAAAGCTTTATCAATTTGTTTACGAATGGTTAGGAACTCCATACCGCTTAGGTGGAGATTCTAAAAGAGGAATCGATTGCTCGAAATTCTCGCTAGCTGTTTACGAAAATGTATTCAATACTACAATTGGATATAATAGCCGTAACCAGTACCAAAACGTAACACCTGTTCGTAAAGGCGAATTAGAACCAGGAGATTTAGTTTTCTTCAAAATCAGAAGCAGAAGTATAACACATGTTGGTGTTTACTTAGGCGACGATAAATTTGCTCATGCATCTTCAAGCCGCGGCGTTATGGTTAGTAACTTAAACGAGGCATACTGGAAAAGATATTATTACAACGGTGGCCGTCCGAAAGTTGATGATGCAAAAATCATGACGGCTGATGCTAATCCTAAAGAGAAAAGCAATTTAAATTAG